Proteins from one Bacteroides mediterraneensis genomic window:
- a CDS encoding DNA replication/repair protein RecF: MWLKRISIVNYKNLEQAELTFSRKMNCIIGKNGMGKTNLMDAVYYLSFCKSATNPIDSQNIRHEQDFFVLQGFYETDGGDPEEVYCGLKRRQKKQFKRNKKEYTRLSDHIGLIPLVMVSPADTLLIAGGSEERRRFMDVVISQFDREYLDALIRYNKALAQRNTLLKADFEPDEELMNVWEEMMASTGEIVFRKRRQFIEEFIPIFQSYYAYISQNREQVKLSYQSHAAEGDLLTLLRENRQRDRVMGYSLKGIHKDDLIMQLGEFPMKREGSQGQNKTYLIALKLAQFEFLKRTGSGTTPLVLLDDIFDKLDALRVEQIVKLVAGDSFGQIFITDTNRDHLDRILKKIEGDYKLFEVENGEVSERKEGYEAE; the protein is encoded by the coding sequence ATGTGGCTTAAACGCATTTCAATCGTAAACTATAAGAATCTGGAGCAGGCGGAACTGACTTTTTCCCGTAAGATGAACTGCATCATCGGCAAGAACGGGATGGGAAAGACCAACCTGATGGATGCCGTATATTATCTTTCTTTCTGTAAGAGTGCAACCAATCCCATTGATTCTCAGAATATCCGGCATGAGCAGGATTTTTTCGTGCTGCAGGGGTTTTATGAAACGGACGGCGGTGATCCGGAGGAAGTGTATTGCGGATTGAAACGCCGTCAGAAAAAACAGTTCAAGCGGAACAAGAAGGAATACACCCGTTTGTCGGACCATATCGGACTGATACCGCTGGTCATGGTTTCTCCGGCGGATACGCTGCTGATAGCGGGAGGAAGTGAAGAACGCCGGCGGTTCATGGACGTGGTGATTTCGCAGTTTGACCGTGAATACCTGGATGCGTTGATTCGTTACAACAAGGCGCTGGCACAGCGGAATACATTGCTGAAAGCGGACTTCGAGCCGGATGAGGAACTGATGAATGTGTGGGAGGAAATGATGGCTTCCACGGGAGAGATTGTGTTTCGCAAGCGTCGGCAGTTTATTGAAGAGTTTATTCCGATTTTCCAGTCGTATTATGCCTATATTTCCCAGAACCGGGAGCAGGTGAAACTGTCGTATCAGTCGCATGCGGCAGAGGGAGACTTGCTGACCTTGCTGCGTGAGAACCGGCAGCGGGACCGGGTGATGGGATATTCCCTGAAAGGTATTCACAAGGACGACCTGATTATGCAGCTGGGGGAATTTCCCATGAAGCGGGAAGGCTCGCAGGGGCAGAACAAAACGTATCTGATTGCACTCAAGCTGGCACAGTTTGAATTCTTGAAGCGGACAGGAAGCGGTACCACTCCCTTGGTTTTATTGGATGATATCTTCGACAAGTTGGATGCCTTGCGGGTGGAGCAGATTGTGAAGCTCGTGGCAGGCGATAGTTTCGGTCAGATTTTCATTACGGATACCAATCGTGACCATCTGGACCGTATCCTGAAAAAGATTGAGGGCGACTATAAGTTGTTCGAGGTGGAAAACGGAGAGGTCTCAGAACGAAAGGAAGGGTATGAAGCGGAATAA
- a CDS encoding 5-formyltetrahydrofolate cyclo-ligase: protein MAQEKRKYSASQKAGWSSSLFQKLEDHPLFLQAKTILLYHSLPDEVDTHAFIERWYPHKRIILPLVKGDELEFRYYEGKESLQTGSFGIQEPNGRQMENLDEIELSIVPGVAFDRTGNRLGRGKGYYDRALSRLHSYNIGVCFHFQLCPHIPTEPTDRPMHEVWTEQGCVYSTEHNVHDDL, encoded by the coding sequence ATGGCACAAGAGAAGCGGAAATATTCCGCTTCTCAAAAAGCAGGATGGTCTTCCAGCCTATTCCAGAAGCTGGAAGACCATCCTTTATTTTTACAGGCAAAAACCATCCTGCTCTATCACTCTCTACCCGATGAAGTAGATACTCACGCATTTATCGAACGCTGGTATCCGCACAAACGCATCATACTGCCGCTGGTAAAAGGAGATGAACTGGAATTCCGGTATTATGAAGGAAAAGAATCATTACAGACCGGTTCATTCGGCATTCAGGAACCGAACGGAAGACAAATGGAAAACTTGGATGAAATCGAACTGAGCATCGTTCCCGGTGTAGCCTTCGACCGGACTGGAAACCGACTGGGACGTGGAAAGGGATACTATGACCGTGCTCTCTCCCGCCTGCATTCCTATAATATAGGTGTCTGCTTTCACTTCCAACTCTGCCCGCACATCCCGACAGAGCCTACAGACCGCCCCATGCACGAGGTTTGGACCGAACAAGGATGTGTATACTCAACGGAACACAATGTTCACGATGACTTGTGA
- a CDS encoding MarC family protein, whose amino-acid sequence MIGFNFQQFLSAFIVLFAVIDIIGSIPIILDLKQKGRPVNAPKATLIAFVLLLGFFYAGDMMLRLFQVDIASFAVAGAFVIFLMSLEMILDIEIFKNTGPIKEATLVPLVFPLLAGAGAFTTLLSLRAEYASINIVLALILNMVWVYIVLKLTDRIERMLGKGGIYVIRKFFGIILLAISARLFTANLTSLIEQFQALK is encoded by the coding sequence ATGATCGGATTTAATTTTCAACAGTTTTTGAGCGCTTTTATCGTTCTTTTTGCAGTGATTGATATCATTGGGTCTATCCCTATTATATTGGATTTGAAGCAGAAGGGAAGACCGGTAAATGCTCCAAAAGCTACACTTATCGCTTTTGTCCTTCTTCTTGGATTTTTTTATGCCGGCGATATGATGCTGCGCTTGTTTCAGGTGGACATCGCTTCGTTTGCCGTGGCCGGTGCCTTTGTCATTTTCCTGATGTCGCTGGAAATGATTCTGGATATTGAGATTTTCAAAAATACAGGTCCCATCAAGGAGGCTACGTTGGTGCCTCTGGTGTTCCCTTTGCTGGCAGGAGCCGGTGCGTTTACCACTTTGTTGTCGTTGCGGGCGGAATATGCGTCGATAAACATTGTGCTGGCACTGATATTGAACATGGTATGGGTCTATATTGTGCTGAAGTTGACCGACCGCATTGAACGCATGCTGGGGAAAGGAGGAATCTATGTCATCCGTAAATTTTTCGGCATCATCCTGTTGGCCATTTCGGCTCGTTTGTTTACGGCAAATCTTACATCGCTCATCGAACAGTTCCAGGCTTTGAAGTGA
- a CDS encoding S41 family peptidase codes for MMKNNSTRFIPFLLAICLIAGIAIGTFYANHFSGNKLGIINTSSNKLNALLRIIDDQYVDTVNISDLVEEAMPQILSELDPHSSYIPAKDLEAVTADLKGSFSGIGIQFTIQNDTIHVNNVIQGGPSEKVGLMAGDRIVEVDDSAFVGKIVTNEEAMKRLKGEKGSKVKLGVYRPGEKELLHFTVVRGNIPVKSIDAAYMINEKVGYVKVNKFGETTYPELLIALAKLGQKNCEGLIIDLRGNTGGYMAAAIQMVNEFLPNNRLIVYTQGRKSPRQDYNSNGTGSNQKMPLVVLVDEGSASASEIFAGAIQDNDRGTIVGRRSFGKGLVQQPIEFSDGSAIRLTIARYYTPSGRCIQKPYEKGKESEYELDLLTRYEHGEFFSADSIKQNETEVYHTRLGRPVYGGGGIMPDIFVPQDTTGMTSYFRMAANRGLIIRYTFEYTDQNRSTLQKYDTPEKMEEYLKKQNLLNNFAAWAEKKGLKRRNNLMAKSRQLFEMSLYGNIIYNMLGMEAYVEFLNETDKTVLKAVEILEKGESFPQAPEMEPSNEKKK; via the coding sequence ATTATGAAGAACAATAGTACACGCTTTATTCCGTTTCTGCTGGCCATCTGCCTGATTGCAGGTATCGCCATCGGTACATTTTATGCCAACCATTTTTCCGGCAACAAACTGGGCATCATCAACACGTCTTCCAACAAATTGAATGCCTTGCTGCGTATCATTGACGACCAGTATGTGGATACCGTCAATATCAGCGACCTGGTGGAAGAAGCCATGCCACAGATTCTTTCGGAACTCGACCCACATTCTTCTTATATCCCGGCCAAAGACCTGGAAGCCGTTACGGCCGACTTAAAAGGCAGTTTCAGCGGCATCGGTATCCAGTTTACCATCCAGAATGACACCATCCATGTGAACAACGTCATTCAGGGAGGCCCATCCGAAAAGGTGGGACTGATGGCAGGCGACCGCATTGTGGAAGTAGACGATTCTGCCTTTGTGGGAAAAATCGTCACCAATGAAGAAGCCATGAAACGCCTGAAAGGTGAAAAAGGCAGCAAAGTCAAACTCGGTGTGTACCGTCCGGGAGAAAAAGAGCTGCTGCATTTCACCGTCGTACGGGGCAACATTCCGGTCAAGAGCATTGACGCAGCCTACATGATTAACGAAAAAGTGGGTTATGTCAAAGTCAACAAGTTCGGGGAGACCACTTATCCGGAATTACTGATAGCCTTGGCCAAACTGGGCCAGAAAAACTGTGAGGGACTGATAATAGACCTTCGTGGAAATACAGGAGGTTACATGGCTGCCGCCATCCAGATGGTCAACGAATTTCTTCCCAACAACCGCCTGATTGTGTATACGCAAGGACGGAAATCCCCACGCCAGGACTATAATTCCAACGGTACGGGAAGCAACCAGAAAATGCCGCTCGTGGTTTTGGTGGATGAAGGTTCAGCTTCTGCCAGCGAAATCTTTGCCGGGGCCATCCAGGACAATGACCGCGGAACCATCGTCGGACGCCGTTCGTTCGGGAAAGGACTGGTACAGCAGCCCATCGAATTCAGCGACGGCTCTGCCATCCGCCTGACCATCGCCCGTTATTACACTCCGTCGGGCCGTTGCATCCAGAAGCCATACGAAAAAGGGAAAGAATCGGAATATGAATTGGATTTGCTCACCCGCTACGAACACGGAGAATTCTTCTCGGCCGACAGTATCAAGCAGAATGAAACAGAAGTCTACCACACCCGACTGGGGCGTCCGGTATATGGAGGAGGAGGCATTATGCCCGATATCTTCGTGCCGCAGGACACCACGGGTATGACTTCCTATTTCCGAATGGCCGCCAACCGAGGACTGATTATCCGCTACACTTTCGAGTATACCGACCAAAACCGGAGCACACTTCAGAAATACGACACCCCGGAAAAGATGGAGGAATACCTGAAAAAACAGAACCTGCTGAACAATTTTGCCGCATGGGCTGAAAAGAAAGGATTGAAACGCCGCAACAACCTGATGGCCAAATCACGCCAGTTGTTTGAAATGAGCCTTTACGGAAACATTATCTACAACATGCTGGGCATGGAGGCGTATGTGGAATTCCTCAATGAAACCGATAAAACGGTTTTGAAGGCAGTGGAAATTCTGGAAAAAGGTGAGTCTTTCCCACAGGCTCCTGAAATGGAGCCTTCCAACGAGAAAAAGAAATAA
- a CDS encoding Crp/Fnr family transcriptional regulator yields the protein MELTMYDKLLQLPLFQGMSKFDFTDILEKVKIHFNKYEPGSCLVKQDTPCDQLIFVLDGEVQIESNDAPHKYTLWENFKSPNVIEPYSLFGMRPYFTASYTALTEVNTLHIEKSYILNELCRYEVFNLNYMNMLSNRSQVIYNKLWNSHIGKTRDKIINFLLLRCMTPYGPKKLSIRMEDLARLIDDTRINVSNVLNDLQNRGLIQLGRRTFSIPDLREVVLLSDKKE from the coding sequence ATGGAATTGACAATGTACGACAAGCTTTTACAGCTCCCTCTGTTTCAAGGGATGTCGAAATTCGACTTTACCGACATCCTGGAAAAAGTAAAGATTCACTTCAATAAATATGAACCTGGAAGCTGTCTGGTAAAACAGGACACTCCATGCGACCAGCTTATTTTTGTGCTGGATGGAGAAGTACAGATAGAATCCAATGACGCTCCACACAAATACACTTTGTGGGAAAACTTTAAAAGTCCGAATGTCATCGAACCTTATTCCTTGTTCGGAATGCGTCCTTATTTTACGGCATCGTACACCGCACTGACCGAGGTAAACACCTTACACATCGAAAAATCCTACATCCTCAACGAGTTGTGCCGCTATGAGGTGTTCAACCTGAACTACATGAACATGCTAAGCAACCGGAGCCAGGTGATTTACAACAAACTGTGGAATTCCCATATCGGGAAAACACGCGATAAAATCATCAATTTCCTTCTGTTGCGCTGCATGACTCCCTACGGGCCGAAAAAACTGTCCATCCGGATGGAAGACCTCGCCCGGCTGATTGACGACACGCGCATCAATGTATCAAACGTGCTGAACGACCTCCAGAACCGAGGCTTAATCCAACTGGGACGCCGCACGTTCAGCATTCCCGATTTAAGGGAGGTAGTTCTCCTTTCGGACAAAAAAGAATAA
- a CDS encoding DUF4847 family protein, which produces MKAFKIYWFFTLLLLLAGCNQEDDVHEIFSSGQTWHWSGSYSTSDWKDDNNFNSTLTRDELARINDDQDKYNIIFKEDGTVEGNGSSFTFTGTWSANGNDQSFSIQLKPNGNRSGLDKTFYDEISNAKFYRGSSRLIKLFNLDKNHYIQFYPKGFNN; this is translated from the coding sequence ATGAAAGCATTCAAAATCTACTGGTTCTTCACGTTACTCCTGCTGCTCGCCGGGTGTAACCAGGAAGACGATGTGCATGAAATTTTCTCCAGCGGGCAGACATGGCACTGGAGCGGCTCTTACAGTACCAGCGACTGGAAAGATGACAACAACTTCAATTCTACTCTGACACGGGATGAACTGGCCAGAATCAATGATGACCAAGACAAATACAACATCATTTTCAAAGAAGACGGTACGGTGGAAGGAAACGGAAGCAGTTTCACCTTTACCGGCACATGGAGTGCCAACGGGAATGACCAGAGTTTTTCCATCCAGCTGAAGCCTAACGGAAACCGCAGCGGACTGGACAAGACTTTTTATGACGAAATAAGCAATGCGAAATTCTACCGGGGCAGCTCACGCCTCATCAAGCTGTTCAACCTCGACAAGAATCATTACATTCAGTTTTACCCCAAAGGATTTAACAACTAG
- a CDS encoding tol-pal system YbgF family protein, producing MTEQKHTHDPLNVDEALSTSEAFLLKNKNLLLGVVIALVVIVGGYLGYKHFIAEPNELKASEAIFKGEQYFGADNFEVALKGDSLGYAGFVKLADQFSGTDAGNLANAYAGLCYAQLGKYEDAIKYLDKFSGNDLLVAPSVMGALGNCYAQVGQLDKAVATLLKAAERANSMSLSPIYLIQAGQILEKQGKNAEAVDAYKQVKNKYGNSYQAMDIDKYIERASLK from the coding sequence ATGACTGAACAAAAACACACTCATGACCCATTGAATGTGGACGAAGCGCTCAGCACTTCGGAAGCATTCCTTCTCAAAAACAAGAATCTACTGTTAGGCGTAGTAATCGCCTTGGTTGTCATCGTAGGAGGTTACCTCGGATACAAGCATTTCATTGCCGAACCCAACGAATTGAAAGCCTCTGAAGCTATTTTTAAAGGCGAACAATATTTCGGAGCCGACAATTTTGAAGTGGCCCTGAAAGGCGACAGCCTGGGCTATGCAGGTTTCGTCAAACTGGCAGACCAGTTCAGCGGTACAGATGCCGGCAACCTGGCCAACGCATACGCAGGTCTTTGCTATGCACAGCTCGGCAAATACGAAGACGCCATCAAATACCTGGACAAATTCAGCGGCAACGACTTGCTGGTAGCCCCTTCCGTAATGGGAGCACTGGGAAACTGCTACGCACAGGTAGGTCAGCTTGACAAGGCGGTAGCTACTTTACTGAAAGCAGCCGAACGTGCCAACAGCATGTCACTGAGTCCGATTTATTTGATTCAGGCCGGACAAATCCTGGAAAAACAAGGAAAGAACGCAGAAGCCGTAGACGCTTACAAACAGGTAAAGAACAAATACGGCAACTCTTACCAGGCCATGGATATCGACAAATACATCGAGCGTGCTTCTTTGAAATAA
- the mnmA gene encoding tRNA 2-thiouridine(34) synthase MnmA, whose amino-acid sequence MKIAALISGGVDSAVAVHLLCEQGYKPDLFYIKIGMDTDEELTCTAEEDIELASATARKYGLPFHIVDLQKEYWDNVVAYTIDKVRRGLTPNPDVMCNKLIKFGCFDQKAGHDYDKIATGHYASTLVIDGHTWLATAKDPVKDQTDFLAQIDYLQVSRLMFPLGGLMKEEVRALALEASLPSARRKDSQGICFLGKINYNDFIRRFLGEQPGPVVELETGKVIGRHRGYWFHTIGQRKGLGLGGGPWFVVDKNVEENIIYVSHGYDTEKQFGYSFYLKDFHFITLNPWKEPETEICFKIRHTDTFQTGTVRFSEDGLLVSSREPIQGIAPGQFGVIYDKDARLCIGSGEIRTREFFK is encoded by the coding sequence ATGAAAATAGCAGCATTGATTTCGGGAGGAGTGGACAGCGCGGTAGCTGTACATCTGTTGTGTGAGCAAGGATACAAACCAGACTTGTTTTACATAAAGATTGGTATGGATACGGATGAAGAACTGACGTGTACGGCGGAAGAGGATATAGAACTGGCTTCTGCTACTGCCCGCAAGTACGGGCTGCCGTTTCATATCGTGGATTTGCAGAAGGAATATTGGGATAATGTGGTGGCTTACACCATCGATAAGGTACGTCGTGGGCTGACTCCCAATCCGGATGTGATGTGCAATAAATTGATCAAGTTCGGTTGCTTCGACCAGAAAGCCGGACATGACTATGATAAGATAGCTACAGGACATTATGCTTCTACACTCGTAATTGACGGGCATACGTGGCTGGCTACGGCCAAAGATCCCGTGAAGGACCAGACGGATTTTCTGGCGCAGATTGATTACCTTCAGGTGTCCCGGCTGATGTTCCCGTTGGGCGGATTGATGAAAGAGGAAGTGCGGGCATTGGCTCTGGAGGCTTCCTTGCCAAGTGCCAGACGGAAGGACAGTCAGGGTATCTGCTTTTTGGGAAAGATAAACTACAATGATTTTATCCGCCGTTTCCTGGGCGAGCAGCCGGGACCGGTGGTGGAGCTGGAGACGGGAAAGGTTATCGGCCGACACCGTGGATACTGGTTTCACACTATCGGCCAGCGCAAGGGACTGGGGCTGGGCGGAGGCCCGTGGTTCGTCGTAGACAAGAATGTGGAAGAAAACATTATCTATGTGTCGCATGGTTATGATACAGAAAAGCAGTTTGGCTATTCCTTTTACTTGAAGGACTTTCATTTCATTACATTGAATCCTTGGAAAGAACCGGAAACTGAAATTTGTTTCAAGATACGCCACACGGATACCTTTCAGACTGGAACCGTCCGTTTTTCGGAAGACGGATTGCTGGTGTCCAGCAGGGAGCCGATACAGGGGATAGCCCCTGGACAGTTCGGGGTGATTTATGACAAGGATGCTCGCCTATGCATAGGCAGTGGCGAGATAAGGACCAGAGAATTTTTTAAGTAG
- a CDS encoding DciA family protein: MKRNNTEQIGDVLRQFLRQQGLETPLNEYRLVDAWKDVVGPVITRYTTNLFIKNQVLYVSLSSSVIRQELMMGREMLIRNLNAQVGSQVIVNIVFR, encoded by the coding sequence ATGAAGCGGAATAATACGGAACAGATAGGGGATGTGCTCCGGCAGTTCCTCCGCCAACAGGGGTTGGAGACTCCCTTGAACGAGTATCGGTTGGTGGATGCCTGGAAGGATGTGGTGGGACCGGTCATCACCCGTTACACTACGAATCTGTTTATTAAGAACCAGGTGCTTTATGTCAGCCTCTCTTCCTCGGTCATCCGCCAGGAACTGATGATGGGGCGGGAGATGCTGATTCGTAACCTGAATGCGCAGGTGGGCTCACAAGTCATCGTGAACATTGTGTTCCGTTGA
- a CDS encoding M3 family metallopeptidase, with protein MNNPFLQPYHTLHDTTPFQQIRIEDYEPAIREGMRLEEEEIRQITGNPEMPTFQNTILALEHAGKTLDRVTTVLFNLLSAETNDELEAIAEKMTPELSEHANNISLNEGLFARVKAVYEQKEALPLTPEERRLLEKSYDGFVRNGANLPEKDKETFRKLSMELSSLTLKFSQNHLKETNSFELVLRHEDELAGLPESAVEAAAHAAHEKGKDGCWIITLQAPSYVPFMKYSDKRDLRKELYMAYNTQCCHDNEFNNLDIVKRLVNLRMELAQLLGFSNYAEYVLKKRMAENSDHVYKLLNDLLEAYTPVAREEVEEIRTLARELEGNDFELMPWDFSYYAEKLKNRKFSLDEEALRPYFELSRVKAGVFGLATRLYGITFKENQEIPVYHPDVQAYEVFDRDGSFLAVLYTDFHPREGKRSGAWMTSYKEQWIEDDGTNSRPHVSVTMNFTKPTKDKPALLTFSEVNTFLHEFGHALHGMFANTRFQSMSGTNVYWDFVELPSQIMENFAIEKEFLNTFACHYQTGEPIPEELIQRIVDASNFNVAYACLRQVSFGLLDMAWYTRQTPFEGDVKAYEKASWQHTQLLPQLEDTCMSVQFGHIMSGGYSAGYYSYKWAEVLDADAFSVFKAKGIFNPETARSFRENILSKGGTEHPMTLYKRFRGQEPTIDALLKRNGIK; from the coding sequence ATGAACAATCCATTTTTACAACCCTATCATACCCTCCACGACACCACTCCTTTCCAGCAGATACGGATAGAAGACTACGAACCGGCTATCCGGGAAGGAATGCGACTGGAAGAGGAAGAAATCCGGCAAATCACCGGAAATCCGGAGATGCCTACCTTCCAGAACACGATTCTGGCACTGGAACATGCAGGAAAGACCCTGGACAGAGTCACTACCGTCTTGTTCAACCTGCTGAGTGCGGAGACAAACGATGAACTGGAAGCCATTGCGGAGAAAATGACGCCGGAACTTTCGGAACATGCCAACAACATCAGCCTCAACGAGGGATTGTTTGCACGGGTCAAGGCGGTATATGAACAAAAGGAGGCACTTCCACTGACACCGGAAGAACGACGTCTGTTGGAAAAGTCATACGACGGATTTGTCCGTAACGGTGCCAACCTGCCGGAAAAGGATAAAGAGACTTTCCGCAAGCTGAGCATGGAACTGAGCAGCCTGACCCTGAAGTTCTCACAGAACCATCTGAAAGAGACGAACAGCTTCGAACTGGTACTACGACACGAAGACGAGTTAGCCGGACTGCCGGAAAGTGCCGTGGAAGCAGCTGCCCATGCCGCTCATGAGAAAGGGAAGGACGGATGCTGGATTATCACCCTGCAGGCTCCCAGCTACGTACCCTTTATGAAGTACAGCGACAAAAGAGACTTGCGTAAAGAGCTTTACATGGCCTACAACACCCAATGTTGCCACGATAACGAGTTTAATAACCTGGACATCGTAAAACGGTTGGTCAACCTGCGCATGGAGCTTGCCCAGCTGTTGGGGTTCTCCAACTATGCGGAATACGTACTGAAAAAGCGTATGGCCGAAAACAGCGACCATGTGTACAAGCTGCTGAACGATTTATTGGAGGCCTATACCCCCGTAGCTCGGGAGGAGGTAGAGGAAATCCGCACCTTGGCCCGCGAACTGGAAGGCAACGACTTCGAACTGATGCCGTGGGACTTTTCTTATTATGCTGAAAAGCTGAAGAACCGGAAATTCAGTCTCGACGAAGAAGCACTCCGGCCTTACTTCGAACTGAGCCGCGTAAAAGCGGGGGTATTCGGACTGGCTACCCGCCTGTATGGAATCACCTTCAAGGAAAACCAAGAAATCCCGGTGTACCATCCGGATGTGCAGGCCTACGAGGTGTTCGACCGCGACGGCAGTTTTCTGGCCGTGCTTTATACCGATTTTCATCCCCGTGAAGGCAAGCGTTCGGGCGCCTGGATGACCAGTTACAAGGAACAATGGATAGAAGACGACGGCACCAACAGCCGCCCGCACGTCTCCGTAACCATGAATTTCACCAAGCCTACAAAAGACAAACCGGCCTTGCTGACTTTCTCGGAGGTCAACACTTTCCTGCATGAATTCGGTCATGCCCTGCACGGTATGTTTGCCAATACCCGTTTTCAAAGCATGAGCGGCACGAACGTATATTGGGATTTTGTGGAACTTCCTTCACAAATCATGGAAAACTTTGCCATAGAAAAGGAATTTTTAAATACATTCGCATGTCATTACCAAACGGGTGAACCGATTCCCGAGGAACTGATTCAGCGCATTGTAGACGCTTCCAACTTCAACGTAGCTTATGCTTGCCTGCGTCAAGTCAGTTTCGGATTGCTCGACATGGCCTGGTACACCCGCCAGACTCCGTTTGAGGGAGATGTAAAGGCATACGAGAAAGCTTCCTGGCAACACACCCAACTGCTTCCACAACTGGAAGACACCTGCATGAGCGTACAGTTCGGGCATATCATGTCGGGCGGCTATTCAGCCGGATACTACAGCTACAAATGGGCGGAAGTACTGGATGCTGATGCCTTTTCGGTTTTCAAGGCGAAAGGAATCTTCAATCCGGAAACGGCACGTTCCTTCCGGGAAAATATTTTATCAAAAGGGGGCACCGAACATCCGATGACACTTTACAAACGCTTCCGGGGACAGGAACCGACCATCGACGCATTGTTAAAAAGAAATGGAATAAAATGA
- a CDS encoding dCMP deaminase family protein: MEPSEHKQEILDKRYMRMALIWAENSYCKRRQVGALIVKDKMIISDGYNGTPAGFENVCEDENGVTRPYVLHAEANAITKIARSSNSSEGATMYVTASPCIECAKLIIQAGIKRVVYAEKYRLEDGLDLLKRAHIEVVYLNPNE; this comes from the coding sequence ATGGAACCATCAGAACATAAACAAGAAATCCTGGACAAGCGCTATATGCGCATGGCACTCATCTGGGCCGAAAACTCTTATTGTAAGCGGCGTCAGGTGGGGGCATTGATTGTCAAGGACAAGATGATTATCTCGGACGGATACAACGGTACCCCGGCCGGATTCGAAAATGTGTGTGAAGACGAAAACGGAGTGACCCGCCCTTACGTCCTTCATGCGGAAGCCAATGCCATCACCAAGATAGCCCGCTCCAGCAACAGCAGTGAAGGGGCTACCATGTATGTCACCGCCTCCCCTTGCATCGAATGTGCGAAACTGATTATTCAGGCTGGCATCAAGCGAGTGGTCTATGCCGAGAAATACCGCCTGGAAGACGGACTGGACTTATTGAAACGAGCGCATATTGAAGTTGTATATCTTAACCCCAATGAATAA
- a CDS encoding tetratricopeptide repeat protein — translation MKELIRRLEVPVKVTLQGTYQGKNLYYFHRPEYSTTSFAISDDGKGKVVVAMDGLSSYEDYKFFPYLIDTLGLCLNGHSPKLVSGEDGKTYSIYERLGAQWIEDCIGEEIASLKVVLSVIPRCYLELPKEGIRYVSLEQLKQYGVNLHSSTSRIYGYIQYLLRKGWLSEATREEFMADSLAYAMDVEVDVPQHVSIGRVKSWQSDGTETWESFSQEDVDMLLELGKEYREGIRVDGVVLNDIGTLYQEGVGVDSDGYEAEFWFKEAVRQGDLTYASANLGDLYRKGCGRLPVSLPRAFEAYRHSSDPYAFYRIGQGYEEGWVGAPDLHLAMFWYKKAAQAGHHLALKRLSRP, via the coding sequence ATGAAGGAGCTTATACGCAGGCTGGAGGTACCGGTAAAGGTAACACTTCAGGGCACGTATCAGGGAAAAAATCTGTATTATTTTCATCGTCCGGAATATTCCACTACTTCGTTTGCCATTTCAGATGACGGGAAGGGGAAGGTGGTAGTAGCTATGGACGGTTTGTCTTCTTATGAGGATTACAAGTTCTTTCCTTATCTGATTGATACATTGGGACTGTGTCTGAACGGGCATAGTCCGAAACTGGTGTCGGGAGAGGATGGAAAGACTTATTCCATTTATGAACGGCTGGGGGCCCAGTGGATTGAAGATTGCATCGGGGAAGAGATTGCTTCGTTGAAGGTGGTGCTCTCCGTCATCCCCCGTTGTTATCTGGAGTTGCCGAAAGAGGGTATCCGCTATGTTTCGCTGGAACAGTTGAAGCAATATGGGGTGAATCTCCACTCTTCCACTTCCCGTATTTATGGCTATATTCAGTATTTGTTGCGTAAAGGCTGGCTCTCGGAAGCGACACGGGAGGAATTCATGGCCGACAGCCTGGCTTATGCCATGGATGTGGAGGTGGATGTGCCGCAGCATGTGTCCATCGGCCGTGTCAAGTCATGGCAGTCCGACGGAACGGAAACCTGGGAAAGTTTTTCGCAGGAAGATGTGGATATGCTCTTGGAGCTGGGAAAGGAATACCGGGAAGGAATTCGTGTAGATGGAGTGGTATTGAATGATATCGGCACGTTGTATCAGGAGGGGGTAGGAGTCGACTCCGACGGCTATGAAGCAGAGTTCTGGTTCAAGGAGGCTGTCCGTCAGGGCGATTTGACTTATGCCTCGGCCAATCTGGGGGATTTGTACCGCAAGGGATGCGGTCGTCTGCCTGTTTCCTTGCCGCGGGCTTTCGAGGCTTACCGCCATTCTTCCGACCCTTATGCCTTTTACCGGATTGGGCAAGGATACGAAGAGGGATGGGTAGGAGCTCCCGACCTTCACCTGGCTATGTTCTGGTATAAGAAAGCGGCCCAGGCCGGGCATCATCTGGCCCTCAAACGCTTGTCGCGTCCGTGA